Below is a window of Pseudarthrobacter equi DNA.
GGGCCCGCTCGCTGGTCCACACGAAGGTGTCCGAAATGGCTGCGGCGGAGCATTCCTCCAGCCACTTGGAGAACTCGTTCCAGGTGGGCCCGGGGTCACCCTGGTCAATGGCTGCCTCGGCTTCCCGCTGGATCCGGCGGAGCCGGTCGCGGAGGTCGTACTCCATGTCCGCGATGAGGTCGCTGATGCCGTCGCTGAGCGTGATCTGCCAGCGGGCCGAACGCTTCCGGAGATCATCCGCTTCGGTCTTGGCCAGTTCCAGGCCGGCGATCATCCGGGGCGTGCCGGCGGGATTCTCGAGGGCATCGAGTTCGGACTGCAGGGACAGGCGCAGGTTTTCGGTGACCGAGAGCAGGTCCTGGCTGACGTGCCGGCGCTGGAGCCGCTCCGATTTGCCCACGATTTCATTGCGCAGGTGCCGGACCAGTGCAGGGAACCCGGACTCGCCGTTCAGCTCGGCGTCCTGCAGCCGGCTGGCCTCGAGCCGCAGGTCCGAGGACACGGGGAAGAGCGGGATGTCCGGTGCAACGGCGTCCAGGCGGGACCGGTCCATGTCCGCTACACGCCGCCACTCCGGGTAGAGGTCCGTCTTGGACAGGACACCCACCACGCTGGGGGTGATCCGCATTGCCTGGCGGAGGAAGCGAAGCTCGGGTTCGGTGTATTCCTGGGAGGCGTCGGAGACCAGCAGCATGGCATCGGCCGTTGGGAGCGCCGTGAGGGTGGTGAGCGTGTGGGAGGATCCCATGCCGCCCACACCCGGTGAGTCGATGACCGTCAGCCCGCCGGTGAGGATCTTCCGCGGCAGGTACACCTCCGCTGCCACCAGTTTCTTGCTGTTGCCGGGATTGCCCTGCTCGGAAACGTACGCGGCGATGTCCTCGATGGGGATGGGCTGGCGTTCAACGCTTCCCTCCTCACCGCCGTCGGAATCTGCCTTGGGAACAAGGATGGCTGCCGAGGCCGGTTCGCCGTGGCGGACCACCGTGGGCACCGAGGTGGCAATGTCATCGTCCACCGGGCAGACCGGCGCGTTCACCAGGGCGTTGATCAGCTTGCTCTTGCCCTGCTTGAACTCCCCCACCACAATGACGCGGACACTCGGGTCCCGCAGCCGTCCCGCGGCCTGCT
It encodes the following:
- a CDS encoding dynamin family protein, giving the protein MTAGQLIKLVEHGLQLAQTADRADLRKRLEQAAGRLRDPSVRVIVVGEFKQGKSKLINALVNAPVCPVDDDIATSVPTVVRHGEPASAAILVPKADSDGGEEGSVERQPIPIEDIAAYVSEQGNPGNSKKLVAAEVYLPRKILTGGLTVIDSPGVGGMGSSHTLTTLTALPTADAMLLVSDASQEYTEPELRFLRQAMRITPSVVGVLSKTDLYPEWRRVADMDRSRLDAVAPDIPLFPVSSDLRLEASRLQDAELNGESGFPALVRHLRNEIVGKSERLQRRHVSQDLLSVTENLRLSLQSELDALENPAGTPRMIAGLELAKTEADDLRKRSARWQITLSDGISDLIADMEYDLRDRLRRIQREAEAAIDQGDPGPTWNEFSKWLEECSAAAISDTFVWTSERAHWLASQVAEHFAADEVRIPALRVSDTGDALDPVEEMPALDPGRINPMQKVLIGMRGSYGGVLMFGLLTGIFGMALINPLSVGAGLLLGRKAYREDREARLKRRQGEAKALVRRQIDDVTFQVGKQLKDRLRLVQRSIRDHFTEIAEEHHRSLSDSVAVAQKAATTFTLQKDVRIRDIKAELKKVDALHAAAAAVAAEVAASRPLAPAAAG